One Sphingomonas sp. IW22 genomic window carries:
- a CDS encoding strawberry notch-like NTP hydrolase domain-containing protein: MTDLFHAADRADHHAARLLLPHLAADSVISRRLINDIMVTAFGGSDADGRWTQRTSFEVLEHALAVHLRSSGQGLNSFAEVSGLIALSERLPTQTVRSEEQLDWQQFSTPVDIAAVAVLLADVQPDDVILEPSAGNGLLVAQIGQHKALHLNELDPLRRGRLHHVFPEATISGEDGATINSTLAAAERPSLILMNPPFSRSLGRGADDYAAVRHLQAALRRLQSGGRLVAIMPDWFGPSARMRDQYETVLRNVTVQTSVRLEKCYLKHGTSIAVRLFVIDKVPGKAPPSVIQRSSVAELLDALRVPERSRARRDECVPAPKRSGGISLFRAVKSSRPEPRTFHAPVRNDVLPVEYEKLATPAPLLEQTGVYLPYRPSRISFATAGEHPTALVESVAMGSIPAPVPDYVPSLPERTVAERLLSASQLETVVYAGHAWAQTIPGRFKPNKEGVGLTLAEDGEAYRKGFFLGDGTGAGKGRQIAACILDNWLQGRRRNIWVTKNAPLLEDARRDWTALGGLSGDIQPISNWKIDEPIRLEQGVLLVTYPTLRSMRGDHSRLKQIVDWAGADFQGVLAFDEAHEMGGVAGGEGALGAKEGSQQGICGVLLQNQLPGARVLYASATGASDVNNLAYAVRLGLWGPETAFADREQFISGIRKGGIAAMELVARDLKATGLYMARALSFAGVEYEILRHELTPAQIEIYDTYADAWSIIHQNMERALELTGVVDGLENATLNSGAKASARSRFESTKQRFFGQVLLSMKLPTVIAAVRQHLANGQSVVLQLVTTAESILDRRLDALSPDERAELEIDLSPREYVIDYLERAFPTRQMRVFTDDTGTQRSVPMEDEAGNPVYNPEAEAARSQLIEDLCALPPITSALDGLLEQFGHDTVAEVTGRTKRLVSMADGRQKLETRSTRTSQAEAAAFMQGRKRILIFSDAGGTGRSYHASRDVPNQEQRVHLLLEPGWRADRAIQGLGRTHRTHQASTPLFRPVTTDCKGELRFTSTIARRLDSLGALTRGQRQTGGQNLFDPADNLESEYACAALVTWFHLLVGGKLTSVSHGEFERRTGLELCDKDGVMKDELPPIQRWLNRILALPIALQNKIFDEFLSLVETRVSAARDAGRLDVGVETILVDTATLVDDTLLRTDPVSGATSHLLTIEIAHRRTPVALDRTLHIADSDATAEFLINGKSGMVALQTRARALMEEKEGTPIPRFELMRPTRREYMREQELFESAWTPIDRDAFCRKWLEEAEVAANKVDTETIRLATGLLLPIWSALPSDHLVVNRIADKAGNSWLGRLVFDEHVVQLFTRLGIDRAENMPPTDIVKSASSGRSVDLTRPFPMTIKRSLVNGSQRIELVGAPPQQLAWLKSLGCFTEVIQYRTRVFLPMATADETLDRILAGTS; encoded by the coding sequence ATGACCGACCTCTTCCACGCGGCCGATCGCGCCGACCATCATGCCGCGCGTCTGCTCCTTCCGCACCTCGCAGCGGACAGCGTCATCAGCCGGCGCCTGATCAACGATATCATGGTCACCGCTTTCGGCGGGTCCGACGCCGACGGCCGCTGGACTCAGCGCACGAGCTTCGAGGTCCTCGAACATGCGCTCGCCGTACACCTCCGCTCAAGCGGCCAGGGCTTGAATTCTTTTGCCGAAGTCAGCGGCCTGATCGCACTTTCGGAGAGGCTCCCGACCCAGACGGTGCGGAGCGAGGAGCAACTCGACTGGCAGCAATTTTCAACGCCAGTCGACATCGCCGCCGTCGCCGTCCTGCTTGCGGACGTCCAGCCCGATGACGTCATCCTCGAGCCGAGCGCCGGCAACGGACTGCTTGTCGCTCAAATCGGGCAACACAAAGCCCTCCACCTCAACGAGCTCGATCCCCTCCGCCGCGGGCGGCTGCACCACGTCTTCCCGGAGGCTACGATCTCCGGCGAGGACGGCGCAACGATCAATTCGACCTTGGCTGCTGCCGAGCGACCCTCGCTCATCCTCATGAACCCGCCGTTCTCGCGCTCCCTCGGGCGCGGCGCCGACGACTATGCGGCGGTCCGCCATCTACAGGCTGCGCTTCGCCGGCTGCAGTCGGGGGGACGTCTGGTTGCGATCATGCCTGATTGGTTTGGACCCAGCGCCAGAATGCGCGACCAGTACGAAACGGTGCTGCGCAACGTCACCGTCCAGACCTCGGTGCGGCTCGAAAAGTGCTATTTGAAGCACGGGACGTCGATCGCCGTCCGACTGTTCGTGATCGACAAGGTCCCCGGCAAGGCGCCGCCTTCCGTGATCCAGCGTTCCTCCGTGGCCGAGCTTCTCGATGCGCTGCGCGTTCCCGAAAGATCGAGGGCCCGTCGAGACGAGTGCGTGCCTGCGCCAAAGCGGTCGGGCGGCATCTCGCTTTTTCGCGCGGTCAAGAGCAGCCGGCCAGAACCGCGGACCTTTCACGCGCCGGTTCGTAACGATGTGCTCCCCGTCGAATATGAGAAGCTCGCGACGCCCGCACCGCTCCTCGAGCAGACCGGCGTCTATCTTCCCTACCGGCCAAGCCGCATCAGCTTCGCCACCGCCGGCGAACATCCGACCGCGCTGGTCGAATCCGTGGCGATGGGATCGATCCCGGCGCCGGTCCCCGACTATGTCCCCTCGCTCCCCGAGCGCACCGTGGCCGAGCGCCTGCTTTCCGCCTCCCAGCTCGAAACGGTCGTCTATGCGGGGCATGCCTGGGCGCAGACGATCCCCGGCCGCTTCAAGCCGAACAAGGAAGGCGTCGGCTTGACCCTTGCCGAGGACGGCGAAGCCTATCGCAAGGGCTTCTTCCTCGGGGACGGGACGGGTGCAGGCAAGGGACGGCAGATTGCCGCCTGCATCCTCGACAACTGGCTCCAGGGCCGCCGTCGCAACATATGGGTCACCAAGAATGCGCCGCTGCTCGAAGATGCGCGTCGGGATTGGACTGCGCTTGGTGGCCTCAGCGGCGACATCCAGCCGATCTCCAACTGGAAGATCGACGAGCCGATCAGGCTCGAGCAAGGAGTTCTTCTCGTCACCTACCCGACGCTCCGCTCGATGCGCGGCGATCACAGCCGGCTGAAGCAGATCGTCGATTGGGCGGGGGCCGACTTCCAAGGCGTGCTGGCGTTCGATGAAGCCCATGAAATGGGCGGCGTCGCGGGCGGGGAGGGCGCCCTTGGGGCCAAGGAAGGATCGCAGCAGGGTATCTGCGGCGTGCTTCTCCAGAACCAGCTTCCCGGTGCGCGCGTGCTCTATGCCTCGGCGACCGGCGCGTCTGACGTCAACAATCTCGCATATGCGGTGCGACTCGGTCTCTGGGGACCGGAGACCGCCTTTGCCGATCGCGAGCAATTCATCAGCGGCATCCGCAAAGGCGGCATCGCGGCGATGGAGCTAGTGGCTCGCGATCTCAAGGCGACCGGTCTCTACATGGCCCGAGCGTTGAGTTTCGCGGGCGTCGAGTACGAAATTCTGCGGCACGAGCTGACCCCGGCCCAGATCGAAATCTACGACACATATGCCGACGCCTGGTCGATCATCCACCAGAACATGGAGCGGGCTCTCGAACTCACCGGCGTCGTCGACGGGCTGGAAAACGCCACGCTGAACAGCGGTGCCAAGGCGTCGGCTCGCTCGCGCTTCGAATCCACCAAGCAGCGGTTCTTCGGACAGGTGCTGCTGTCCATGAAGCTTCCGACCGTGATCGCTGCCGTCCGCCAGCATCTCGCAAACGGCCAATCGGTCGTGCTGCAGCTAGTTACCACCGCAGAATCGATCCTGGATCGTCGTCTCGACGCACTGAGTCCCGACGAACGAGCCGAGCTCGAGATCGATCTCTCTCCGCGCGAATATGTGATCGACTATCTCGAGCGCGCCTTTCCGACCCGGCAGATGCGGGTCTTTACCGACGACACCGGCACGCAGCGTTCAGTGCCCATGGAAGACGAGGCGGGAAATCCCGTTTACAACCCGGAGGCCGAGGCCGCGCGTTCACAGCTCATTGAAGACCTGTGTGCCTTGCCGCCAATCACGTCCGCACTCGACGGCCTGCTCGAGCAGTTCGGGCACGATACGGTCGCCGAGGTGACGGGGCGGACCAAGCGGCTTGTCTCAATGGCCGACGGCCGCCAGAAGCTGGAAACCCGCTCGACCCGGACCAGCCAGGCCGAGGCGGCCGCGTTCATGCAGGGCCGCAAGCGGATCCTCATCTTCTCCGATGCCGGCGGGACGGGTCGGTCATACCATGCATCGCGCGATGTGCCGAACCAGGAGCAGCGCGTTCACCTGTTGCTGGAGCCCGGCTGGCGCGCCGACCGAGCCATCCAGGGCCTGGGCCGCACGCACCGCACGCATCAGGCGAGCACCCCGCTGTTCCGGCCAGTCACAACCGATTGCAAGGGCGAGCTACGCTTCACGAGCACGATCGCGCGCCGCCTCGACAGCCTGGGCGCTCTTACCCGCGGCCAGCGCCAGACCGGCGGGCAAAACCTCTTCGACCCCGCCGATAATCTCGAGAGCGAATATGCCTGCGCGGCGCTTGTCACCTGGTTTCATCTGCTCGTCGGCGGCAAGCTGACCAGCGTGTCGCATGGCGAGTTTGAACGCCGAACCGGGCTAGAGCTCTGCGACAAGGACGGAGTCATGAAGGATGAGCTTCCGCCAATCCAGCGCTGGCTCAACCGGATCCTGGCGCTCCCGATCGCCCTTCAGAACAAGATATTCGATGAGTTCCTTTCCTTGGTCGAAACCCGTGTCTCGGCCGCGCGCGACGCCGGGCGTCTCGACGTCGGAGTCGAGACGATCCTCGTCGATACCGCGACGCTGGTCGATGACACATTGTTGCGAACCGATCCGGTCAGTGGGGCGACATCACATCTGCTCACGATCGAGATCGCTCATCGCAGGACGCCGGTCGCGCTGGACCGCACCCTCCATATCGCGGACAGCGATGCTACAGCCGAGTTCCTGATCAACGGGAAGTCCGGCATGGTCGCGTTGCAGACCCGTGCCCGCGCCCTCATGGAGGAGAAAGAGGGAACGCCCATTCCGCGCTTCGAGCTTATGCGGCCGACACGGCGTGAATACATGCGGGAGCAGGAGCTGTTCGAGAGCGCCTGGACGCCGATCGACCGCGACGCCTTTTGTCGAAAGTGGCTCGAAGAGGCAGAAGTAGCAGCGAACAAGGTCGACACCGAAACCATTCGGCTCGCGACCGGCTTGCTACTCCCGATCTGGTCCGCGCTGCCGAGCGATCATCTTGTGGTCAACCGGATCGCGGACAAGGCTGGCAACAGCTGGCTCGGACGCCTCGTCTTCGACGAGCATGTCGTGCAACTCTTCACGAGGCTCGGCATCGACCGTGCCGAGAACATGCCACCCACGGATATCGTCAAGTCTGCCTCGTCGGGACGCAGCGTCGATCTGACCCGGCCCTTCCCGATGACGATCAAACGCTCCCTGGTGAACGGCTCCCAGCGGATCGAACTGGTCGGTGCACCGCCGCAGCAACTCGCATGGCTCAAGTCCCTCGGTTGTTTCACCGAGGTGATCCAGTACCGGACGCGGGTCTTCCTTCCTATGGCCACGGCCGATGAGACCCTGGATCGGATCCTTGCCGGCACATCGTGA
- a CDS encoding toprim domain-containing protein, whose translation MPLTAKRPTQELVDIVGALGGTWSGYIAMCRCPAHSDSDPSLSIRQGDRGILVTCFAGCSREDVLRELRRIRPGRHYAAPDATDPQRPANVERLWDQAGDVRGTLAERYLARRNLLPPPREVRFHPRCPYMPKPKTVFEPALLIAVRETRQLVAIQRIFLDPATAHYTRKVMLGTPGNGSWRGGEGGTILAIAEGFETADAFARLNAIPCWASLGARRLDQLIIPSAIDTLLIAQDNDAEGRRAADKAENHYRRPGLIIRRAPPPAKFKDWAKALDATVQRIGA comes from the coding sequence ATGCCGCTTACAGCCAAGAGACCGACGCAGGAACTAGTCGACATCGTCGGGGCACTCGGCGGTACCTGGAGCGGCTATATCGCGATGTGCCGCTGCCCAGCTCATAGCGACAGCGATCCGAGCCTGTCGATCCGCCAAGGTGATCGCGGGATCCTCGTCACCTGCTTTGCCGGATGCTCGCGAGAGGACGTCTTGAGGGAACTCCGCCGGATCCGACCAGGTCGCCATTATGCGGCACCCGACGCGACGGATCCGCAGCGCCCGGCCAATGTCGAGCGGCTCTGGGATCAGGCTGGCGATGTTCGAGGCACCCTGGCCGAGCGCTATCTCGCTCGCCGCAACCTCCTTCCGCCGCCACGCGAGGTGCGCTTCCATCCGCGGTGCCCGTACATGCCGAAGCCGAAGACGGTATTCGAGCCGGCCTTGCTGATCGCGGTGCGCGAGACCCGTCAACTGGTCGCCATTCAGCGGATTTTTCTCGACCCAGCGACCGCCCACTATACGCGCAAGGTAATGCTCGGCACGCCTGGGAACGGCTCGTGGCGGGGCGGGGAGGGGGGCACGATCCTTGCGATTGCCGAGGGCTTCGAAACCGCTGATGCGTTCGCTCGCCTCAACGCCATCCCCTGCTGGGCTTCTCTCGGCGCACGGCGTCTCGATCAACTGATCATCCCGTCCGCGATCGATACGCTGCTCATCGCCCAGGACAATGACGCCGAAGGCCGGCGCGCGGCCGACAAGGCCGAGAACCATTATCGACGGCCGGGTCTGATCATCCGCCGGGCACCACCCCCGGCAAAGTTCAAGGATTGGGCGAAAGCCCTCGACGCCACCGTCCAGCGCATCGGCGCCTAG
- a CDS encoding replication protein RepA has protein sequence MNGDQHKPLGHQYALAMLNGGEESVRRLATTAGTQLTLDAFLRVQDEEPVPAFLHSALCAMSLPTKRPKDDTQPIVREDGKYALAINPRPVLQNVDGKSVMRSLGVPYGAYPRVALIYLLSQAVMKQSRDVYLGRNFTEWMRRLGYQTVSYGPRGTANLMREQVDRLLACEWQIRWDGTDTEDNAFAVRDVKISNEYAGSLDKNGSFAREIRMSEAFYTHLIDHAVPLNEIAIRELKGTPTALDLYTYLAYRLPRIGSDKGQVISWDQLAKHLGNEADSKRFRQTVRETMQIVSAVYPNANVDLSGRKVILHPSPAPLERKLVGPHLRLVGGEAPETAPRSSVKPRHPAKPTLAKDDAPTLPFPAGSLSYGTREAVFRQIALNKGHPWSVDDMAAAFRKGCPDFNRPRTDTEWLRIWEKFVVAYADRRANRSDD, from the coding sequence ATGAATGGGGATCAGCATAAGCCGCTGGGGCATCAGTACGCACTAGCCATGCTCAACGGTGGGGAGGAGAGCGTCCGCAGGCTCGCCACCACTGCCGGCACCCAGCTCACCTTGGACGCGTTCCTGCGCGTGCAGGACGAAGAACCGGTCCCTGCCTTCCTCCATTCCGCGCTTTGTGCGATGTCGCTGCCGACCAAGCGACCCAAGGACGACACTCAGCCCATCGTCCGTGAAGACGGGAAATATGCGCTGGCCATCAATCCCAGGCCGGTGCTTCAGAATGTTGACGGCAAGTCCGTCATGCGAAGCCTTGGTGTGCCTTATGGCGCCTATCCGCGCGTTGCCCTGATCTACCTCCTTTCCCAGGCGGTCATGAAGCAGTCGCGGGACGTTTATCTGGGCCGCAACTTCACCGAATGGATGCGCCGCCTTGGCTACCAGACGGTTTCCTATGGACCGCGCGGCACGGCCAACCTGATGCGGGAGCAGGTGGATCGGCTGCTGGCGTGCGAGTGGCAAATCCGCTGGGACGGAACTGACACGGAGGACAACGCCTTCGCCGTCCGGGACGTGAAGATCTCCAACGAATATGCGGGTTCGCTCGACAAGAACGGCTCATTCGCGCGCGAAATACGTATGTCGGAGGCGTTCTACACGCACCTTATCGACCATGCCGTGCCACTCAATGAGATCGCCATCCGCGAGCTCAAGGGTACGCCAACGGCGCTCGATCTCTACACCTACCTTGCCTACCGGCTCCCGCGGATAGGATCGGACAAGGGTCAGGTCATCTCGTGGGACCAACTCGCCAAGCACCTGGGCAACGAAGCGGACAGCAAGCGCTTCCGACAGACCGTACGCGAAACCATGCAGATCGTGTCAGCGGTCTATCCCAACGCTAATGTCGATCTCTCCGGGCGAAAGGTCATCCTGCATCCGTCACCGGCACCGCTGGAGCGCAAGCTCGTCGGCCCGCACCTTCGGCTCGTCGGGGGCGAGGCTCCGGAAACGGCACCGAGATCATCGGTCAAACCACGCCATCCAGCGAAGCCCACGCTTGCGAAGGACGATGCACCGACTCTCCCGTTCCCTGCCGGGTCTCTCTCCTACGGCACGCGTGAGGCAGTCTTCCGCCAGATCGCGCTGAACAAGGGCCATCCGTGGTCGGTGGATGACATGGCGGCTGCATTCCGCAAAGGATGCCCCGATTTCAACCGGCCGCGCACCGATACAGAGTGGCTGCGGATCTGGGAGAAATTCGTCGTCGCCTATGCTGATCGCCGCGCGAATCGAAGCGACGACTGA
- a CDS encoding AAA family ATPase: MANDHTLAQPDDLIEGGLDVLHRKSLTILKRIRDSAVDPETGQKTGPTFPISKAAALVGRTASAVREAERDGRLPARGRTGSGHRLQYTLEELDHMREVFGTRPWREPTDTPAIISVCNFKGGVGKSTIALHLAQHFAINGYRVLFIDCDSQASSTMMFGYRPDVDLDEEDTLYGHFHNPELLGVRKIIRKTHFHNLHLIPSNLRLYNLEYEIAGHMARNQNMEIIDLIAQAIDEVVDDYDVVIMDPPPALGMVSMAVLQAANCMVIPVPPSLVDFASTVSFIDMTRTTMKQLEQLAGRGRPAYNFIRLVGSRVDESKSMHREVLSMMRQVFGGSMTQSVMVTSAEIDNASSRMKTVFELERPVTSHEVHNRCMKHLNDVCQDIEQDVLRTWASRAGGQI, from the coding sequence ATGGCTAACGACCACACCCTAGCACAGCCGGACGACCTCATCGAAGGTGGTCTGGACGTGCTCCACAGAAAGTCGCTGACGATCCTTAAGCGCATCCGTGACAGCGCGGTGGATCCTGAAACGGGTCAGAAGACGGGCCCGACCTTCCCGATCTCGAAAGCTGCTGCACTGGTCGGGCGGACGGCATCTGCCGTACGGGAAGCGGAGCGCGACGGCCGCCTCCCCGCTCGGGGCCGAACGGGCTCCGGGCATCGGCTGCAGTACACGCTCGAAGAGCTTGATCATATGCGCGAGGTGTTTGGAACGCGTCCTTGGCGCGAGCCGACCGACACCCCGGCGATCATCTCGGTCTGCAACTTCAAGGGCGGCGTGGGCAAGTCGACGATCGCGCTGCATCTTGCTCAGCATTTTGCAATCAATGGCTACCGGGTTCTGTTCATCGACTGCGACAGCCAAGCGTCGTCAACCATGATGTTCGGCTATCGCCCCGACGTGGACCTTGACGAGGAAGACACGCTTTACGGGCATTTCCACAATCCGGAGCTGCTCGGCGTTCGCAAGATCATCCGCAAGACGCACTTTCACAACCTCCACCTGATCCCGTCGAACCTGCGGCTTTATAATCTCGAGTATGAGATCGCCGGTCATATGGCGCGAAATCAGAACATGGAGATCATCGACCTGATCGCGCAGGCGATCGATGAGGTGGTTGACGACTATGACGTCGTAATCATGGACCCACCGCCGGCGTTGGGCATGGTGTCGATGGCTGTGCTTCAGGCCGCCAATTGCATGGTCATACCGGTGCCGCCGAGCCTCGTCGATTTCGCCTCGACGGTCTCGTTCATCGACATGACGCGAACGACGATGAAGCAGCTCGAGCAACTCGCCGGGCGGGGGCGGCCGGCCTATAATTTCATCCGGCTGGTCGGCAGCCGTGTGGATGAGAGCAAGTCGATGCACCGGGAAGTACTGTCGATGATGCGGCAGGTTTTTGGTGGCTCAATGACGCAGTCGGTGATGGTCACAAGCGCGGAAATCGACAACGCAAGCTCACGGATGAAAACCGTTTTCGAGCTCGAGAGGCCCGTAACGTCGCACGAGGTCCACAACCGCTGCATGAAGCATCTTAACGACGTCTGCCAGGATATCGAGCAGGACGTTTTGCGCACCTGGGCGAGCAGGGCGGGGGGGCAAATCTAG
- a CDS encoding ParB/RepB/Spo0J family partition protein → MSKGNKGFGSMFTEGLDDEENLDKVTPADGIMASRSQTLARIATGKTVADRTEWVDPERCRPWRMHNRDLDHLTEDSCRDLIDSFLSAKKQRIPAIVRRLKDDPNFDFEIIAGVRRWWTVKWLRAHHHPEFEYLVTIQSVTDEEAFRVSDVENRSRKDISDWERAKEYTVALAEFYEGSQSQMAEHLNLSKSWLSRLLDVARLPEAVVAAFSDTHDITVRVARDIKPLTGDSKALAKMRDEAERIEEERNKTGVRLSGPEVAKRLVKATAAPSVKGGAEKEITGRGGKVILRYTKARGGGLTIKVPAKAEASPAELLKAIEGLLA, encoded by the coding sequence ATGAGCAAGGGCAATAAGGGCTTCGGCTCGATGTTCACAGAGGGGCTAGACGACGAGGAGAACCTCGATAAGGTGACCCCTGCCGACGGCATCATGGCAAGCCGCAGCCAGACGCTCGCCCGCATCGCGACCGGGAAAACGGTCGCCGACCGGACAGAGTGGGTCGATCCGGAACGGTGCCGCCCATGGCGGATGCACAATCGCGACCTCGACCATCTGACCGAAGATAGCTGCCGCGATCTTATCGACTCCTTTCTCTCCGCCAAGAAGCAGCGAATCCCCGCTATCGTCCGGCGGCTGAAAGACGACCCGAACTTCGACTTCGAGATCATCGCCGGCGTCCGACGCTGGTGGACGGTGAAATGGCTCCGGGCGCATCACCACCCCGAGTTCGAATATCTCGTGACGATCCAGAGTGTCACCGACGAGGAGGCGTTCCGGGTTTCAGATGTCGAGAACCGCTCGCGCAAGGACATCTCGGATTGGGAGCGGGCCAAAGAATATACGGTCGCGCTCGCTGAGTTCTACGAAGGTTCGCAGTCGCAGATGGCCGAGCATTTGAACCTCTCCAAGTCATGGCTGAGCCGGCTGCTCGACGTGGCGCGCTTGCCCGAGGCAGTTGTCGCAGCGTTCTCCGATACGCACGACATTACGGTACGTGTCGCGCGTGACATCAAGCCGCTTACGGGAGATTCGAAGGCCCTCGCCAAGATGCGCGACGAGGCCGAGCGCATCGAAGAGGAGCGGAACAAGACTGGCGTCAGGCTTAGTGGGCCCGAAGTGGCGAAACGCCTAGTGAAGGCAACCGCTGCGCCCAGTGTAAAGGGCGGCGCCGAGAAGGAGATTACCGGCAGGGGCGGCAAGGTCATCCTGCGCTACACCAAAGCGCGGGGAGGCGGGCTTACGATCAAGGTGCCGGCGAAAGCCGAGGCTTCACCGGCTGAGCTGCTCAAGGCGATCGAGGGACTGCTGGCGTAG